One genomic region from Xyrauchen texanus isolate HMW12.3.18 chromosome 4, RBS_HiC_50CHRs, whole genome shotgun sequence encodes:
- the LOC127643063 gene encoding cytochrome c oxidase subunit 7C, mitochondrial-like — protein MLGQAVRRFATSAVRSSHYAEGPGKNLPFSVENKWRLLGMMVLFFGSGFAFPFIVVRHQILKK, from the exons ATGCTCGGACAAGCCGTGCGACGATTTGCAACCTCTGCGGTTCGCTCCAGTCACTATGCCGAGGGACCAGGAAAG AACCTGCCATTCTCAGTAGAGAACAAGTGGAGGCTTCTGGGCATGATGGTCCTGTTCTTTGGCAGTGGATTTGCCTTCCCATTCATCGTTGTCAGGCATCAGATTCTAAAGAAGTGA